The segment tataatatatatacacacacacacacacacacacacacacacacacacacatacatttttgtgggaaaaaaaacacaaaaacatgtttaaccaAACCTTCTGTTAACAGTAATACCTCTGAATCCTTCTGGTGAACCTGAGTAAGCTTCTGGAtttcattttcagcttccatggCACGCATTTTCTCCGTCTCCCAGTGGTGCCGCATATTCTGCACCTCCATTTCAGCTTTGCCTATGAGGGCCTCTCTGTCTGCGCATTCAGAACGCAGTTCACTTAACTCATTGCTGGCATCAGAAAGGTTCTGTTGTGCTTCCTAATATGGCATTTGAAGAAAGAATGAAACTTCTAGTAAAGTGACATATTTGCCCAGTGTTTTTTCCCCAGGCAGTTCATTATTTGTAATGTACCAGTATGTAATGACTTTAGATGTGATGTAATGTGCTGGACTCAATCACAATAGGCCGATGGCCAATTGTGGCCTTATTCACATACCAAGACATAGTGCCAGCTTCCCTATACTATATCCTATAATCTTTAGATTTAAGACTAAGTGGAAAGAAGCATATTTCTTGATAAACAAAATAGACATTCTTATTTACTTCTATACTTGATAAGCTAGCTTGTGATAGAGGTCATGAGGCACAATACTTCCAAAAAAGGGAAAGCTGCCGTTGTATTTTAAGCTATTCTGTTCAAAGACACTCATGTTTTTCAGAGGTTTTTTTGCCTCTTGGTTTCACAACTATAAGATTTGCACATATGGCAAATAGAAACATTTTCTCACCTCAATTTCTTTGTTCTGTGCTTGGATTGTTTCTTCTTTCGATTTACATTCTTTAGTCATTTgaaccagctgaaaaaaaaatataataatgacaacaatgtttttcatttaaagcGCTTTGTGTTAAAGTAAGCAAAAAACTTAAccaataaaaagttatttaaaacaagacaaacaagctGCAGAGTCCAAGAAAACACAGTGATCTACAGTAATTAGGTCAAATATTGTATACATCAAGAatacaaatctaacatgaaatgcattattta is part of the Polyodon spathula isolate WHYD16114869_AA unplaced genomic scaffold, ASM1765450v1 scaffolds_2797, whole genome shotgun sequence genome and harbors:
- the LOC121310900 gene encoding coiled-coil domain-containing protein 171-like, which gives rise to MTKECKSKEETIQAQNKEIEEAQQNLSDASNELSELRSECADREALIGKAEMEVQNMRHHWETEKMRAMEAENEIQKLTQVHQKDSE